Proteins encoded together in one Miscanthus floridulus cultivar M001 chromosome 16, ASM1932011v1, whole genome shotgun sequence window:
- the LOC136511026 gene encoding uncharacterized protein has protein sequence MDASDEDDEGELGWGPLDHLPDVGETVPRALASSSAPPGGGGAAPGSAVAHLGAGANTPEERALGKCAVSPVGSAAVVEQVAAGATLPPPQRIEGAPRPIGDRPAPADVEAAPLPPPLPLQTRVAVLKRLQPRSCRKRPADELPLAPLKALKVSPGSSAHWVAEAQAAIQCGVVSVRADPKEPATQGGATEATPTQTGEGALPLREGEARELDGAEAPSVVEATEVEALGVSEAEVTEAGVPKTAEAAAAGVGVSTTTEATMAEAGAPETIVAMIAEAGAPEITEADMMAARPSAQEAEMKAAEALVAPLQSQDDPEGEPLFTLEDAAKGGRWDTFEQYRQLAERSLRTALSVVADELSEVAQLGREVSRAIEDSRIEAQRLKEKAEASMAEAQHWGEKAEASRVEARRWEQKARELEAEVTRAAEASSAVQTVLETEIGEHEALKSATLSACEALEVKGVQFLLQKTSLELKPSLGREVVRECRSPEA, from the exons ATGGATGCCTCAGACGAGGATGACGAGGGCGAGCTGgggtggggtcccctggaccatctccctgacgtagggGAGACGGTGCCTAGGGCATTGGCAAGCAGCTCGGCGcccccaggaggaggaggagctgccccgGGGTCGGCGGTTGCCCACCTTGGGGCCGGGGCCAACACGCCAGAGGAGCGGGCATTGGGCAaatgcgccgtcagcccggtgggctcggcggcagTGGTGGAGCAAGTGGCGGCGGGTGCAACGCTaccgcccccgcagaggatcGAGGGAGCGCCGAGGCCCATCGGGGACCGGCCGGCGCCGGCGGATGTTGAGGCCGCGCCCCTGCCGCCGCCACTGCCCTTGCAGACGAGGGTTGCAGTGCTGAAGCGGCTGCAGCCTCGCTCGTG TCGGAAGCGACCTgcggacgagcttcccttggcgcccctcaaggcgctcaaggtgagccccggctcctccgcccactgggtggcggaggcgcaagccgccatacaatGCGGCGTGGTGTCggtgagggccgacccgaaggagccggccacccaaggaggggctaccgaggcgaCCCCGACTCAAAcgggggagggagcgcttccgctCCGCGAGGGCGAGGCTCGTGAGTTGGATGGGGCCGAGGCACCCTCAGTtgtcgaggccaccgaggtcgaggcccTCGGGGTCTCTGAGGCTGAGGTGACGGAGGCTGGGGTGCCCAAGACCGCCGAGGCCGCAGCGGCGGGGGTTGGTGTTTctacgaccaccgaggccacgatggcggaggccggagcccccgagaccatcgTGGCCATGattgcggaggccggagcccccgagatcaccGAGGCTGAcatgatggcggcgaggccgtctgcccaggaggcggagatgaaggcggcggaggccttggtggcgcccttg CagagccaggatgaccctgagggggagcctctgttcaccctcgaggacgcagccaagggcgggcgctgggacaccttcgagcaataccgccagctcgcggagcggtcactacggacggcgctgtccgtggtagCTGACGAACTGTCCgaagtcgcccag CTGGGGAGAGAGGTCTCCAGGGCTATCGAGGACTCTCGGatcgaggcccagcgcctgaaggaaaaggccgaggcctccatggccgaggcccaacacTGGGGAgagaaggccgaggcctctcgggtcgaggcccgtcGATGGGAGCAAAAGGCCAGGG AGTTGGAGGCGGAGGTCAcccgggcggccgaggcttccagcgcggtgcaaacggtgctcgagaccgagatcggggagcacgaggcactaAAAAGTGCCACCCTttctgcctgcgaggccttggaagtcaaaggggttca atttcttttgcaaaaaacctccttggagcttaagccgtcccttgggcgagaggtggtgagggagtgccgtagcccggaggcgtag
- the LOC136513999 gene encoding uncharacterized protein isoform X1, translated as MSLMEAGPPMALARLRLRLLDRYGLLSPALSATALRSSRGLRALCTLSTTLQSGAGEDEIERIRREFEDAKRNYLSIPAAIKDMPKMNPQGIYVNKNVKLDDLQVYGFDYNYTLSHYSDHLQCLIYDLAKMHLVNELKYPESCLQYEYDRTFPIRGLYYDRLKGCLLKLDFFGSIEPDGCFFGRQRIIAGLSMETKREL; from the exons ATGTCCTTGATGGAGGCAGGTCCCCCGATGGCGTTGGCTCGCCTTCGCCTCCGCCTCCTCGACCGCTACGGTCTCCTGTCGCCGGCGCTCTCTGCGACGGCGCTGCGGTCCTCGCGAG GCCTGCGCGCGCTCTGCACGCTCTCCACCACGCTGCAGTCCGGCGCCGGCGAGGATGAGATCGAGCGCATCCGCCGCGAGTTCGAGGACGCCAAGCGCAATTACCTCAGCATCCCCGCCGCCATCAAGGACATGCCCAAGATGAACCCGCAAG GCATTTACGTCAACAAGAACGTCAAGTTGGACGACCTCCAGGTCTACGGCTTCGACTACAACTACACGCTGTCGCACTACTCCGACCACCTGCAGTGCCTCATCTACGATCTTGCCAAAATGCACTTGGTCAATGAG TTGAAGTATCCTGAGAGTTGCTTGCAGTACGAGTATGACCGCACCTTCCCCATCAGGGGTCTGTACTATGACAGACTTAAAGGGTGTCTTCTCAAGCTTGATTTCTTCGGCTCTATTGAACCAGATGGTTGCTTCTTTGGGCGGCAGAGG ATTATTGCAGGACTCTCCATGGAGACGAAGCGAGAACTCTGA
- the LOC136513999 gene encoding uncharacterized protein isoform X2 — protein MSLMEAGPPMALARLRLRLLDRYGLLSPALSATALRSSRGLRALCTLSTTLQSGAGEDEIERIRREFEDAKRNYLSIPAAIKDMPKMNPQGIYVNKNVKLDDLQVYGFDYNYTLSHYSDHLQCLIYDLAKMHLVNELKYPESCLQYEYDRTFPIRGLYYDRLKGCLLKLDFFGSIEPDGCFFGRQRIKEL, from the exons ATGTCCTTGATGGAGGCAGGTCCCCCGATGGCGTTGGCTCGCCTTCGCCTCCGCCTCCTCGACCGCTACGGTCTCCTGTCGCCGGCGCTCTCTGCGACGGCGCTGCGGTCCTCGCGAG GCCTGCGCGCGCTCTGCACGCTCTCCACCACGCTGCAGTCCGGCGCCGGCGAGGATGAGATCGAGCGCATCCGCCGCGAGTTCGAGGACGCCAAGCGCAATTACCTCAGCATCCCCGCCGCCATCAAGGACATGCCCAAGATGAACCCGCAAG GCATTTACGTCAACAAGAACGTCAAGTTGGACGACCTCCAGGTCTACGGCTTCGACTACAACTACACGCTGTCGCACTACTCCGACCACCTGCAGTGCCTCATCTACGATCTTGCCAAAATGCACTTGGTCAATGAG TTGAAGTATCCTGAGAGTTGCTTGCAGTACGAGTATGACCGCACCTTCCCCATCAGGGGTCTGTACTATGACAGACTTAAAGGGTGTCTTCTCAAGCTTGATTTCTTCGGCTCTATTGAACCAGATGGTTGCTTCTTTGGGCGGCAGAGG ATCAAGGAACTATAA